In one Synergistales bacterium genomic region, the following are encoded:
- a CDS encoding DUF2298 domain-containing protein — protein MLSILTNLPDQFLRFLLSPALPTLLWWWAWLLAAGIVMLPLARRLFRFPLDAAYPFAKILGILLPVYAAWLAGSLHLSSLAGGGRFVAVGAMLAVSFAGWRMDGGEPRTALPPVPPHFPLKVIALEEALFLCCLLGWAFIRSFHPSVEGLEKFMDFGFVNTAVQATSMPPEDMWLAGSPVNYYYFGHVVCATLAIVTGIPTEVAYNLMIASLFAFTVVGSFSVVAAAIGFLHHREPHRAPSLQRLRRIRGYRAVLGGLIAAALVAGGGNLHALVHGYVLPAAHDLGLTEQKAEPYWYPDATRYIGYHPETDDKTIHEFPIYSFVVADLHGHVSDIPAVLTTAALLLATVQHGPSRIKTVVGGVLLGVMYITNAWDLPIYLCIWLGALAFAWLKRESFQQALLDTAKGGVLLFALAMAVSSPFLLHFEHFSEGVGLVHAHTPLWQLLVLWGDKLLFAGLLALLLLVLWTKTAGGEGRFLRFWRGLQRPDLFALGLAVSGLALIAAPEIVYVKDIYGNDFHRCNTMFKLVYQAFILLGLLGGYVTVRIVSVVRGRALSALLILLLGAAVTAPLLYTPQAMAGFYPLRKESKSLDGLTFLHEDLPGDAAAVQWLRSRLPGQPVILEAEGDSYSRYGRISMATGLPTVLGWYAHEWLWHNDPDLPARRRQEVRAVYTNPSGERARQVLEDYGIRYIVIGELERERYEDLDEQALHALGDVAFQSGDTTLIEISLRSRPDRSPHQ, from the coding sequence ATGCTGTCGATCCTCACCAATCTTCCGGACCAATTCCTGCGCTTCCTTCTCTCGCCGGCGCTGCCCACCCTGCTCTGGTGGTGGGCCTGGCTCCTTGCGGCGGGGATTGTGATGCTGCCGCTTGCCAGACGGCTCTTCCGCTTTCCCCTGGACGCCGCCTACCCCTTCGCCAAGATCCTGGGGATCCTGCTGCCGGTCTATGCGGCCTGGCTGGCGGGATCGCTCCATCTCTCCTCCCTCGCCGGCGGGGGTCGCTTTGTCGCCGTGGGCGCCATGCTGGCCGTCTCCTTCGCAGGGTGGCGGATGGACGGCGGGGAACCCCGCACCGCCCTTCCGCCTGTACCGCCGCACTTCCCTCTCAAGGTCATCGCCCTGGAAGAGGCGCTCTTTCTGTGCTGCCTTCTGGGCTGGGCCTTCATCCGGAGTTTCCATCCCTCCGTGGAGGGGCTGGAGAAATTCATGGATTTCGGCTTCGTGAACACCGCCGTACAGGCCACCTCGATGCCGCCGGAGGATATGTGGCTCGCCGGCTCGCCGGTGAACTACTACTACTTCGGCCATGTGGTCTGCGCCACCCTGGCGATCGTGACAGGGATCCCCACGGAGGTGGCCTACAACCTGATGATCGCCTCGCTCTTCGCCTTCACCGTGGTGGGGAGTTTCTCCGTAGTGGCCGCGGCGATCGGATTTCTGCACCACAGGGAGCCCCACAGAGCACCTTCTCTGCAACGATTGCGGCGGATCAGGGGATACCGGGCGGTGCTGGGGGGGCTCATCGCCGCCGCTCTGGTGGCCGGCGGGGGGAACCTCCACGCCCTGGTCCACGGCTATGTGCTGCCTGCGGCGCATGATCTGGGGCTCACCGAACAGAAGGCGGAGCCCTACTGGTACCCCGACGCCACCCGGTACATCGGCTACCACCCGGAGACCGACGACAAGACGATCCACGAGTTCCCCATCTATTCCTTCGTGGTGGCCGACCTGCACGGCCATGTCTCCGACATCCCGGCGGTGCTCACCACTGCGGCGCTGCTGCTCGCGACGGTGCAGCACGGCCCCTCCCGGATCAAAACGGTCGTCGGAGGCGTGCTGCTGGGGGTCATGTACATCACCAACGCCTGGGATCTGCCGATCTACCTCTGTATCTGGCTCGGCGCACTGGCCTTCGCCTGGCTGAAACGGGAGTCCTTCCAGCAGGCCCTGCTTGACACGGCGAAGGGGGGCGTGCTGCTCTTCGCCCTGGCCATGGCTGTGTCGTCGCCTTTTTTGCTCCATTTCGAGCATTTCTCGGAGGGGGTTGGCCTTGTCCACGCCCATACGCCGCTGTGGCAGCTTCTGGTGCTCTGGGGGGACAAGCTCCTCTTCGCCGGCCTGCTCGCTCTCCTGCTGCTTGTGCTCTGGACGAAGACAGCCGGGGGGGAGGGGCGCTTCCTGCGTTTCTGGCGCGGGCTGCAGCGGCCGGATCTCTTCGCTCTGGGGCTGGCCGTTTCCGGGCTGGCCCTGATCGCCGCACCGGAGATCGTCTATGTCAAAGATATCTACGGCAACGACTTCCACCGCTGCAACACCATGTTCAAGCTGGTCTACCAGGCCTTCATCCTGCTGGGACTGCTCGGCGGATATGTCACCGTCCGGATCGTCTCGGTGGTGCGGGGCAGAGCGCTCTCCGCTCTGCTGATACTGCTTCTGGGCGCCGCCGTCACGGCGCCGCTGCTCTACACGCCCCAGGCGATGGCGGGGTTCTATCCGCTGCGGAAGGAGAGCAAAAGTCTCGACGGACTGACCTTCCTCCATGAGGATCTGCCCGGCGACGCCGCCGCTGTCCAGTGGCTCCGCAGCCGTCTCCCGGGACAGCCGGTGATCCTGGAGGCCGAGGGAGACAGCTACAGCCGCTACGGCCGGATCTCCATGGCCACCGGACTGCCGACGGTACTGGGCTGGTATGCCCACGAATGGCTCTGGCACAACGACCCCGACCTGCCGGCCCGGAGGAGGCAGGAGGTCCGTGCGGTCTACACCAATCCTTCAGGCGAGAGGGCCCGACAGGTGCTCGAAGACTACGGAATCCGCTATATTGTCATCGGCGAACTGGAACGCGAACGCTACGAGGATCTCGACGAGCAGGCCCTGCACGCATTGGGCGATGTGGCCTTCCAGTCGGGGGACACAACGCTGATCGAGATCTCCCTGCGGAGCCGGCCCGACAGATCCCCGCACCAGTGA
- a CDS encoding glycosyltransferase family 39 protein, producing MNPKRTAPEHRGQTGEARPLILFVLLLVMAGGGLLRFWNLNWDGGHLYHPDSMNIAMAVARIEFFGNMDPQFHAYNGLAVYLYKLLGEAVAAATGNPAWSRDLGHIVLLGRYVSATLATVSIALLYKAGRRFAGPGAGLLTAFLAAFSTGLVQTAHYAVTETMLVFFLLLLTLRAAQAVEAPEQRRHWLLMGVAGGLALGTKTTALSFGLVPVGVLLVSAAGLGREEPTAGPAERSRGPLLHFLLCCAVWALVAAAVSPYTLIDFDGFLQVMAYESGIAKGTVDVPYTLQFARTQPYWFHLQNLLWHLGPVVPFLGLSGCTWWTLEILGRKRSPAGIPLLLFTLVFISYVGAWHAKFVRNLVPIYPALLLGSGLALSAMIRTLRGKPRALAVGATGAVLLCSLLWCLAFCSIYGRESTRTAASAWIYRNIPAGAHIIRESWDYALPGPVEGVAHRSYRFKMIDAPAADREKKFRKLVDTLRWGDYLILASRRNYGNLPALPDRYPLMDRFYATLFGGRLGYTETKRFASYPQLFGLSINDSGAEETFRVFDHPTVILFENTGELDREAIEEVLSGWR from the coding sequence ATGAACCCAAAACGCACCGCCCCGGAGCACCGGGGACAGACAGGGGAAGCCAGACCTTTGATCCTCTTCGTTCTTCTCCTCGTGATGGCCGGGGGAGGGCTGCTCCGCTTCTGGAATCTCAACTGGGACGGAGGCCATCTCTACCATCCCGACTCCATGAACATCGCCATGGCGGTGGCCCGCATCGAGTTCTTCGGGAACATGGACCCCCAGTTCCACGCCTACAACGGCCTGGCGGTCTATCTGTACAAACTTTTGGGCGAGGCCGTGGCGGCCGCCACGGGGAACCCGGCGTGGTCCCGGGACCTGGGCCACATTGTCCTGCTCGGACGGTATGTCTCGGCCACCCTGGCGACGGTCTCCATCGCTCTTCTCTACAAGGCGGGGAGGCGCTTCGCCGGACCCGGCGCCGGACTGCTGACCGCCTTTCTGGCCGCCTTCTCCACAGGACTGGTCCAGACGGCCCACTACGCCGTCACCGAGACGATGCTGGTCTTCTTTCTGCTGCTGCTCACCCTCCGGGCCGCCCAGGCCGTGGAGGCCCCGGAGCAACGGAGACACTGGCTGCTGATGGGGGTTGCCGGAGGGCTGGCCCTGGGCACCAAGACCACGGCGCTCAGCTTCGGCCTCGTTCCGGTGGGGGTGCTGCTGGTATCCGCCGCCGGCCTGGGGCGGGAGGAACCGACCGCGGGGCCGGCGGAACGCAGCAGAGGGCCGCTGCTCCATTTCCTCCTCTGCTGCGCGGTCTGGGCGCTGGTCGCCGCGGCGGTCTCCCCCTACACACTGATCGATTTCGACGGCTTCCTCCAGGTCATGGCCTACGAATCGGGCATCGCCAAGGGGACGGTGGATGTCCCCTACACGCTCCAGTTCGCCCGAACCCAGCCCTACTGGTTCCATCTGCAGAACCTCCTCTGGCATCTCGGGCCGGTGGTGCCCTTTCTGGGTCTCTCCGGCTGTACCTGGTGGACGCTCGAGATTCTGGGGCGGAAGCGCTCCCCCGCAGGGATCCCCCTGCTGCTGTTCACACTGGTTTTTATCAGCTATGTGGGTGCCTGGCACGCCAAGTTCGTCCGGAACCTCGTGCCCATCTACCCGGCGCTGCTTCTCGGGTCGGGTCTGGCGCTGTCGGCCATGATCCGAACGCTGCGTGGCAAGCCCCGGGCTCTGGCTGTGGGCGCCACGGGAGCGGTTCTGCTCTGTTCGCTCCTCTGGTGTCTGGCCTTCTGCTCCATCTACGGCAGGGAGAGCACCAGAACGGCCGCTTCGGCGTGGATCTACCGGAACATCCCGGCAGGCGCCCATATCATCCGCGAGTCCTGGGACTATGCGCTCCCGGGCCCCGTGGAGGGGGTGGCGCACCGGAGCTACCGTTTCAAGATGATCGACGCGCCTGCGGCCGACAGGGAAAAGAAGTTCCGCAAGCTGGTGGACACGCTCCGCTGGGGCGACTACCTGATCCTGGCCAGCCGGCGGAACTATGGAAATCTGCCGGCTCTTCCCGATCGGTACCCCTTGATGGACCGTTTCTATGCTACCCTGTTCGGCGGTCGGCTGGGGTACACAGAGACCAAACGATTCGCCTCCTATCCCCAGCTCTTTGGACTGTCCATCAACGACAGCGGCGCCGAAGAGACCTTCCGGGTCTTCGATCACCCCACGGTGATCCTCTTTGAGAACACCGGCGAGCTGGACCGAGAAGCCATCGAGGAGGTGCTTTCCGGGTGGAGATAG
- a CDS encoding NAD(P)/FAD-dependent oxidoreductase, giving the protein MEIGIVGAGATGLTAAYELARRGHGVTVFEAAPEAGGLARDIVLDEDSRHDPLDMFYHHIFTSDSAVTELIEELGLGGRLEWFAPSNALYAAGGMHPFTTPLDLLRLPVLPLLQRIRLGLFVLRTQHRREWRNLEEVTAAEWARAQAGDEIYETIWKPLLRSKFGEHADEIGATWLWNKIRLRSSSRGEGGRSERLGYLRGGFGVLYRELVRCIESRGGTVRCGRPVRSLSREPKGLTITTDEGSTSVDRALLTVAPPLAAGLLPEAPEAYRSRLREVRYMANLCLTLESREPLVPWYWTSIADNGLPFVAIIGHTAALPAERYGRHITYLSRYLDEGNPLWDADDEAVRDAFLDGLGRITSGETLMSITGTHLFRARYAQPVVDRGYGASLLPHETPLPGLFLASMAQIYPQDRGQNYAIAMGRRAPSFMGLDEGETL; this is encoded by the coding sequence GTGGAGATAGGCATTGTAGGAGCCGGGGCAACGGGGCTGACGGCAGCGTACGAACTGGCACGCAGGGGACATGGGGTCACCGTCTTCGAGGCGGCACCGGAGGCGGGTGGCCTCGCACGGGACATCGTCCTGGACGAAGACAGCCGGCACGACCCGCTGGACATGTTCTACCATCACATCTTCACCAGCGACAGTGCCGTGACGGAGCTCATCGAGGAGCTCGGCCTGGGAGGGAGGCTGGAATGGTTCGCCCCCTCCAACGCCCTCTACGCCGCAGGGGGGATGCATCCCTTCACCACACCCCTGGACCTGCTCCGCCTGCCGGTGCTGCCTCTGCTCCAGCGCATCCGGCTGGGGCTCTTCGTGCTGCGCACCCAGCATCGCAGGGAGTGGCGCAATCTGGAGGAGGTGACCGCCGCCGAATGGGCGCGGGCACAGGCGGGCGACGAGATCTACGAGACAATCTGGAAACCGCTGCTGCGTTCCAAGTTCGGCGAGCATGCCGACGAGATCGGCGCCACCTGGCTCTGGAACAAGATCCGCCTCAGAAGCTCCTCCCGGGGAGAGGGAGGCAGGAGCGAACGCCTGGGCTATCTGCGCGGCGGCTTCGGCGTGCTCTACCGCGAGCTGGTCCGCTGCATCGAGTCCCGCGGCGGAACGGTGCGCTGCGGTCGTCCCGTGCGTTCGCTCTCCAGGGAACCGAAGGGGCTCACCATCACCACCGACGAGGGATCGACATCTGTCGACCGGGCGCTGCTCACCGTCGCCCCGCCTCTGGCCGCGGGACTGCTCCCCGAGGCACCGGAGGCCTACCGGAGCCGTCTGCGGGAGGTGCGCTACATGGCCAATCTCTGCCTCACCCTGGAGAGCAGAGAGCCCCTGGTTCCCTGGTACTGGACCTCCATCGCCGACAACGGCCTCCCCTTCGTGGCGATCATCGGCCATACCGCCGCGCTGCCGGCGGAACGCTACGGCCGGCACATCACCTATCTCTCGCGCTATCTCGACGAGGGCAACCCCCTCTGGGACGCCGACGACGAGGCGGTGCGGGACGCCTTCCTCGACGGACTGGGCCGCATCACCTCCGGGGAGACGCTGATGTCGATCACCGGGACCCATCTCTTCCGGGCGCGCTACGCGCAGCCTGTGGTGGACCGGGGCTACGGCGCTTCGCTGCTCCCCCACGAGACGCCGCTGCCCGGGCTCTTCCTGGCGTCCATGGCCCAGATCTATCCGCAGGACCGGGGACAGAACTACGCCATCGCCATGGGCCGCCGGGCGCCGTCCTTCATGGGTCTGGATGAGGGGGAAACCCTGTAA
- a CDS encoding UbiA prenyltransferase family protein, with amino-acid sequence MTGVPLRTYLELLRAYQWVKNLFVFAPLFFAFRFTELDLFFRSALAFAAFCCIASFIYVVNDLKDLEIDRRHPAKRFRPLAAGRIAPHSARIAAALSALAGFGLAIPLGPEALLLLLGYAVLNLLYSLGLKEFALIDIFIVAAGFPMRVFLGGFATDIPLSRWIIVMTFLLALFLVLAKRRDDILLVEDTVEVRESVQGYNLTLVDTSMAIVAAVTLVAYLMYCFSPEVIAKAGSEHLYITGAFVLMGILRFLQLTLVRELSGAPTHLFLEDRFLQITVMAWLLTFVILHQ; translated from the coding sequence ATGACCGGCGTGCCGCTACGCACCTATCTGGAGCTGCTCCGAGCCTACCAGTGGGTCAAGAATCTCTTTGTCTTCGCTCCGCTCTTTTTCGCCTTCCGGTTTACCGAGCTGGATCTGTTCTTCCGCTCGGCCCTGGCGTTCGCCGCATTCTGCTGCATCGCCAGCTTCATCTATGTGGTGAACGATCTCAAAGATCTGGAAATCGACCGGCGACACCCGGCCAAACGCTTTCGCCCGCTGGCCGCCGGGCGCATCGCGCCACACTCGGCACGGATCGCAGCGGCCCTGTCTGCGCTGGCCGGATTCGGGCTCGCCATCCCGCTCGGTCCCGAGGCGTTGCTTCTGCTCCTGGGGTACGCCGTGCTGAATCTCCTCTATTCGCTGGGGCTGAAGGAGTTCGCACTGATCGACATCTTCATCGTGGCCGCAGGGTTTCCGATGCGGGTCTTCCTGGGCGGCTTCGCCACGGACATCCCCCTCTCCCGCTGGATCATCGTCATGACCTTCCTGCTGGCGCTCTTTCTGGTCCTGGCGAAGCGGCGGGACGATATCCTGCTGGTGGAAGACACCGTAGAGGTCCGGGAGTCCGTGCAGGGGTACAATCTCACCCTTGTGGACACCTCCATGGCCATTGTGGCGGCGGTCACCCTGGTGGCCTACCTGATGTACTGCTTCTCGCCGGAGGTGATCGCCAAGGCGGGCAGCGAGCACCTGTACATCACCGGGGCCTTTGTTCTGATGGGGATCCTCCGTTTCCTCCAGCTCACCCTGGTCCGGGAGCTGAGCGGGGCGCCGACCCATCTCTTTCTGGAGGATCGCTTTTTGCAGATTACCGTGATGGCCTGGCTGCTCACCTTTGTCATCCTCCACCAGTAG
- a CDS encoding DUF364 domain-containing protein — translation MGILEERLWSAAGKRAPGRQIKHVVRGLRYTAVVLENGDAGLAFSFARRIAPGERAVPLLDPLPCPAEYLLELADSRHPSERALAVATANALLGVEGEMVADTPEVRTGETLLMVGNIAPLARYLRRCGAELKIVDDAEADALPPEDAEPLAAEVDRLILSASAVVNGTWEPLIDAARESWVVGPSAPMNAALYGGTSVRWVLGRVVTSPHRLLHLVAAGGGTRDLSSCAEKCLLSVGGTVDTVP, via the coding sequence ATGGGAATCCTCGAAGAACGCCTGTGGTCCGCGGCCGGCAAGAGAGCGCCGGGACGGCAGATCAAGCATGTCGTGCGGGGCCTCCGCTACACGGCGGTGGTACTGGAAAACGGCGATGCCGGGCTGGCCTTCTCCTTCGCCAGGAGGATCGCCCCGGGGGAGCGGGCCGTGCCCCTCCTCGACCCCCTCCCCTGTCCGGCGGAGTATCTCCTTGAGCTGGCCGACTCCCGCCACCCCTCCGAACGGGCGCTGGCTGTGGCGACGGCCAACGCCCTCCTCGGCGTGGAGGGCGAAATGGTGGCCGATACGCCGGAGGTCCGCACCGGCGAAACGCTGCTGATGGTGGGCAACATCGCTCCCCTGGCCCGGTATCTCCGCCGCTGCGGCGCCGAGCTCAAGATCGTCGACGACGCCGAAGCCGATGCCCTGCCTCCCGAGGATGCGGAACCCCTGGCCGCCGAGGTGGACCGATTGATCCTCTCGGCCAGCGCCGTGGTGAACGGCACCTGGGAACCCCTGATCGACGCGGCCAGGGAGAGCTGGGTGGTCGGCCCCTCTGCCCCCATGAACGCCGCCCTCTACGGCGGTACCTCTGTGCGCTGGGTGCTGGGACGGGTCGTGACCTCCCCCCACCGGCTGCTCCATCTGGTGGCCGCCGGCGGGGGCACCAGGGATCTCTCCTCCTGTGCGGAGAAGTGTCTGCTCTCCGTTGGCGGGACGGTCGACACCGTCCCGTAG
- a CDS encoding glycosyltransferase family 2 protein, producing the protein MRPTLSVVVPFLNEEDVLDTTCRRLQTVLKGTGMPWEIIFVDDGSTDSSASIIRARSQRDRRFRLLSFSRNFGQQSAVMAGLEYASGEAIVIIDADLQDPPEVIPQMIEKWREGFEVVYGRRLKRKKERFFKKMTSHCFYRMLNHLVDFPIPVDTGDFRLMDSKVRDVLCGLREHSLFLRGLISWIGFRQGEVTFIREGRYAGETKYPFAKMLRLSLDAVTSFSYKPLRLAGYLGFLLSAVSFVYILVVVIEKLFTDLTVPGWSSLMAITLFFNGITLIMLGILGEYVGRIYEETKDRPRYIITEHLGFDEEIPERTKENPSPRPRSGV; encoded by the coding sequence ATGCGTCCAACGCTCTCTGTTGTTGTACCGTTTCTGAACGAAGAGGATGTGCTCGACACCACCTGCAGGCGGTTGCAGACAGTGCTGAAGGGCACCGGCATGCCCTGGGAGATCATCTTTGTCGACGACGGCAGCACCGACAGCTCGGCGTCGATCATCCGGGCCAGATCTCAGAGGGACCGGCGTTTCCGGCTTCTCTCCTTTTCGAGGAACTTCGGGCAGCAATCCGCCGTGATGGCGGGCCTGGAGTACGCCTCCGGGGAGGCCATCGTCATCATCGACGCGGATCTGCAGGATCCCCCGGAGGTGATCCCTCAGATGATCGAGAAGTGGCGGGAGGGCTTCGAGGTTGTCTACGGAAGGCGCCTGAAGCGCAAGAAGGAGCGCTTCTTCAAGAAGATGACCTCCCACTGCTTCTACCGGATGCTCAACCACCTGGTGGACTTCCCGATCCCCGTGGACACCGGCGATTTCCGACTGATGGACAGCAAGGTGCGGGACGTCCTCTGCGGGCTCCGGGAGCACAGCCTCTTTCTCCGGGGGCTTATCAGCTGGATCGGCTTCAGACAGGGCGAGGTGACCTTCATCCGGGAGGGGCGCTACGCGGGGGAGACCAAGTACCCCTTCGCGAAGATGCTGCGGCTCTCCCTCGACGCGGTCACCTCCTTCTCCTACAAGCCGCTGCGGCTGGCCGGCTATCTGGGCTTTCTCCTCTCGGCGGTCAGCTTTGTCTACATCCTGGTGGTGGTGATCGAGAAGCTCTTTACCGACCTCACGGTTCCAGGCTGGAGCTCGCTGATGGCCATCACACTCTTTTTCAACGGCATCACCCTCATCATGCTGGGGATCCTGGGGGAGTACGTGGGCAGAATCTACGAGGAGACCAAGGATCGGCCACGGTATATCATCACGGAACATCTGGGATTCGACGAGGAGATCCCCGAAAGAACCAAGGAAAACCCGTCACCCCGGCCGCGTTCTGGTGTATGA